The following nucleotide sequence is from Hevea brasiliensis isolate MT/VB/25A 57/8 chromosome 7, ASM3005281v1, whole genome shotgun sequence.
TGGGGTTGTTGGCATCTTTAGATATAGATAAATTCACAGCAGTACCTTTTGTTGCCTCCTCCTTTTAATGTTCTGTCTTTGCTCTGGCTCGGGATCAGTAGAAACATCCAAAGGAGAGTTTTTAACTCTCCTTTTCCTTCCAGCAGGACGTGCTTGTTCAGAAAATGAGGGAGCAATCTCTTCATTAGCATCTTTCTTTGTTTCAGATTCTTTATCACGTTTTCCCTTGGCAGTTTCATCTTCAGGGGGTTCAGGTGTCACCTCTGGTTCACCAATAGCATATCTCATTGGCTGTCTGTTGCCAGAACTCTCGATTGATTTCAGCTTTTGTCCATGATATCCACTGGAAGAATACAATTTGCCAGCAGAAGCCAAAATTGCATCATCATTATTGGATATCAGAGACTTTTCTTCACTCTTCAACAAGGGCTTCTCAGGAGAACTTTTGAATATCAGTTCAGTGCAACGTTTGATCCAAGAGAAACGAGCAGAATCAACAACTGATTTTTGCATAGATGGAGAATCAAGTCTTTTTCCATTGTTTGTAGTATCTTCTCTTTCATGTGAAACCAGATCAGTATCTTTTACAGAGGAGTGACTTCTCAAATATCTTATTGCAGAGATTTTCTGCAGGCTAGACTCCATGTTTGACTGTTGTATCTTAGCCACTTCCATGTTATCCAACATAAGCTTCAAATCTTCCAATCTTTTCAGGTGTTCAATCTGAGCACAAACCCCCTCTCTTTCTGTATGTAATAATTCCCTCTGTTTTTCCAATTTCTGAGTTTGATCCTTAAGTTCCTCAATGGATTTATTCAGCACAGCCCATTCCCTGTCCCTTCGCTCACGGTCTAAATTTATCTCTGTTCTCTCAGAATCAAGCTTCTTCATTTCGAAACCAACCTGCTCCAACTCttttgctgctttctccttaaGAGAAACAATATGTTGAAGTTCAATTTTCTTTTCTATCTCAAAGGCTTTCACTTGATCCCTTAAATAACTTTCTATCTCTTCTCGCCTTTTCTCTATAATGCTCTCCAGCTCTATCTTCTGCATTTCAATACCCAACAAGAAATCTGTATGTTCCTTCGGAATTTTGTTGAACCACACTGAATGCTCATACTCCATCTTGTTCATGAATTCCTCCCGTTCATGGTTAAGCGACTCAACATCTCGCTCATGTTGTTCTCGAATTGTTTCCTTCTCTAGTATTAGGCTATCCCGCTCATCCTTGAGTAACCTACAAACAGCTTGCCTCTCCTCAACTATATGCTCATCTTCCATCCGCAGTTCTTCCCTTTTTTCATCAATCAACTCCCATTCAGTTTCAAACTTAGCCTTTTCAACCTTCAATCTGTCTTCTTCAGCCATAAGTTCCAATTTCTGAGCCCTGACCATATCAACCTCTTctttaagtttcatctccaaaaCCGAGAGCTCATTTGTTTCACATGCCATAGTCTCAAGTTTCTCCTTTGCACAATCAATTTGTTTCTTTTTGTCTTCTAAGGAATTCAAAGACTCCTGGAGTTCTAACTTTATTTTGTTAatctcttctttttcttgctgTAGAAGTGCTCTCCTTAATTCACTGTCCTTCTCAGCAGCAATAAGACTTCTTTCTCTCTCATCAAGAATATTCATCTTCTCTGCCACATCTTTCTCCTCATCAGCCAACGTCCTTGACTGAACCTCTAAGTCATGTTCCCTGTCACTCAACATGTCCTCCCGTCGTTTAAGAtccaactccctcaattcccaaGCTCGTCTCTTGGCCTCAATTTCATCTTCCACCAATTTGCAGTTCATCTCCAACTCAGCTTCTAATTCTGACTTTCTTGTTTTCAGAACAATCTCATGATTGGCAATAACTTTCCGAATTTCAACCTGCATTGTCCATTCGCAATCTCACAAtgaaacataaataaataaaagaggtaTAAGCATTCATATTGGTAATAAAGCCCATTGTTTACTGCACACCATATATTTATTCCAATAAAAATGGAGGTTAAGATAGAATAACTTACAGATTCCTTGCCTGTCAGTTTTTCTTGaaaatcaagtaactcttgctctCTCTTGTTTAGTAGAGCTTCCCTCTCAATAACAGCCTACATTCACCCAAAAGAAAactgaaataaatattttttatcaagAGACTCAGGAACAATTTAATAGGACGGCAATTCACACtgatatttaaaaaattgaaaatataactGCTTCTCTTTGAGTCGAGGAAGCCACAGTCAGCTCCAAGTTGGATTTCTTGTCATGCAAGTCTCTAAGTTCCTTCTCAATCCTTGTTTTTGAGTTCTCCAACTCCTTTTCCAGACGATTTAGCTCTTGACATTTGCTAGCAACATAATCCTCCCTCTGATTCAGCAAAGCTTGTCCATCAAGTAACCTTTCATGTTCCTGCCACAGAACTTTCCGTCTCTCACTCAAAGTTTGTCTCTCAATAACAATCTCCTTCTCTTTTGCATCACAACTAAGATATGAAGGGATCACAAGTTAACAACATTACTAAAAGAACCTAACAACTGAAAGACCAAAAGCAACCTTTGGCAAGGTTATTGCCATTTTATATGACAAATTATGCATCACTTAGAATTCAAAAACTGGATAAATGTATCAATATGCCTGTTCAGATCATTTTGCCATAATGTAAAATGCCCAAGGTCATCGCCATTTTACATGACTAAAAGCAGTCTAATATTCCCAATCACAATTATTGAAAATCCTAAATACTACTAAAACTCTAAACTTGCTAAACAGAAAATTTACAAGAAAAACAATGAATTTCATAATTAAGAACTATATCAAAATAATCCCAAAATCTAATTTCCCTTGACAGTATCATTCTTTCTCTAATGAGTGAGAGAAAAAAATATGCCAGCAAACTGAAGTGCACCAGAGACCATCACATCCATCTGCATCTGCTCCATTCAAATTTCGTTGACTAACTATAGTTTAGACAGTAAAAGGATGAATAAAATACATACTCAGCTTTGAAAGCGGTGACACGCCTGCCAAGATCATCTTCACGTGCTTCaacttccttgagctttctttcTGCAGCTCGACGATACTGGCTAGCTTCTGCTTGTAAAGCTTCTGCAGCAAGCAGTTTTGCCTCAGAATCCATGTATTTTTTCTGCGCAACTTCAACCATCCTACGTGCATCAGCCAATTTACATTCAGCAGCAAACTTGGTTTCAGCAGATTCAGCATGCATCTCATGCAAGGCCTTGGTTTCAGCAGATTCAGCATGCATCTCATGCAAGGCCTTCTCAATCTATAAAATCCATAAGAAAACAATAAGAATTATACGGATAGAGATGACAAAAGAATAAGGAAGAACCTAATGAAAATCTTACACTTGTCATACACTCTTTCTCAACTCCCAAAGCCTTCTTTAAACTTTCTTCTCATTTTCTTGCTTCAGCTAAAGCAGACAAGTGTGCAGCTTGATCACTCTTTTGTTTTAGTTCAGCTGCTTCAGAAGAGGCTTTGATCTGCTCATATTTTGAAGTAAAATCGTTTCTTTCCAATATGAGAAGACCCATGTGGTGTTGAAGGTCAAAGATCTACATTAAGTGACACTGTTCAGAAACACAGTGAAGCAAGAATATCGTTGCCAAATCTAGCTAGAATCTCTCCAGAATTTAAGTCTCTATTACATAATGAAGCCTAACAGAAAAGGGAACATTTAATCCACCTTTCCATTAAACCATTAGTTGCGggcttaaaataaattaaaaattcgaTTACAACAAGGATTACACCCAATATAAAATCAAACACAAGTATAGCATATTGGCTGACATTTTACTATAACTGGCCGCATGATAATAAGATCTGCTCTGATCATTCTATTTTTCATTTTCCCATAAACCTCAAAGGAAGACGACGCAAGGCCTGAATCAGATGCAACTCTAGAATAAATGATAAAAGTATTAAACATGAGTTTTAAACCATTACGAAACATTTCTCCTGATGAATAATTTTTCAAGTAGTGACTTTTGTAACTCTCCTTGATCCAGTAATGCTGCTACAAATAAGCAAAACAAATTAGACCCATATCTATTAATTGTTGAATAATTATGAACGAGAATGCACTTAACTTCTTCTCTAACAACTAAAATCATTCTTCAcatttttagtccatttttaaAGCTAACTATTTGGCCCACCATAATTGATCACTACCCCTAGTTACAATTTATATATGACTGAAATGTCATGCATAACTATTAAGACCACCGGAATATAATTGTGATTGTGAAATTCTCAAAGCCATGATTCATTTATTTATGTCGCTCTTCCCCTATAATCGATTGAAGTTCCAAATTTTCAAAGAAAATTGGTTTCAATAGCTCAAATGTGCAATAGTTTTTGCACAAAAATACCAATAAACTGCCATAAGTATGAAAGACTCAAGGCGCACTAAAGCGCCCAGGGTCCTGGAGCCTTGACGCAATGCCCAAGCGCACACTTGGCAAGGTGAggtgcaaaaaaaaaaatcataaaagtcaaataaatgtgaatactccaataaacttcaaataataaaaaactaaaaataataataactaataaacattcaagtaataattttttttttggcaaaatTCAAGTACTAATATATTAAAACTTAAATACTCCTtaaatgtctcaaaattaaagtcaAGCAATCGTAAAATAACTACTCTTCTATTTTCATCAAGATTAGCATCAtaatcttcttcatcttcttctacaCCTTCATACTCTTCATACTTATCTTCAAATCAATATCTTCATCATCTTCCTCAACTTTAAGTTCTAAAAGAGTATTATTATTTAGTTCTCAAGTTAGTGGATGATGTTATTCCTTTTTTCCTTGGCATAGATCTTAAAATGGGTGTAGAtgcaatatatatttttttaaagataTAAAGATAATAAGAGAGTGTTAGTATTTAAAATGGAAATATGGGAGATTTGTGGTCCTAGTAGTGATGATTTGATGAGATTTTGGCAACTAACTATCACTAGCAAtactaattttgaaattttgaaaatttcccaGTGTATCAATATCAGGTAGATCAATAAATTTCGAGATGAGTAGTAGTACTTTTTGTCAATGAAATGCTAGCGGAAGGTGGAAATAAAGAAGGCAGGTCATTCTAGAGCGTTACAAATTCTAGAGGAGCTAGAGTTGAAGCCTTGCGGCGCCTCTAATAACTATGTAAACTACTCAGCTAGCAATCAACattcttcctttttatttttttttttcaagtcttTCGATTAGCAGGAGTCTGGATAGTTTCTTACCCCTTCATTTGGTTACAATAAGAAAGAAACAAGATTTTCCACCTATGCattgtttcatttttatttttcaaattgaaAGAACTTAGAACTAAACTAACTCAATAAAGCAGGATTCAATGTTCAACCTTCAACatccaaatttaaaattttggaattcaaattttttatatacaaaattatcatttttctcttataattatatatattttttcttattCTAAAACATATGAACAACGAAAATTatcgcaaaaaaaaaaaaattccaatatGCTAAAAACAGAAAATGAAACTGAAAGAAGCACCAAAATTTCTATGATTAAAGAAAGTTACAAAACGCAAGAAAAACAAACCTCAGATTCAAGTTTCGCGATATAAGCTATGAGAGCAGCTTTGTCTCTTATTCTAATGGAGTCCTCATCAAACCCTGCCTCCTTGAGCCGTTTCCAGATAGTCTCGTCGCTGAGTGGGGTCTTCAAAACCCTGGCACCAGGCGTTATCGATAAAGGTCTACCCGTACTAGGAGTGACTGGGCTCGCCATCTCCGGAGTCCAATCACCAACCTAGTAGCATAAAAACCTAAATTCCGCAATCTGGTAGAGTTGTGTAGTGGAAATCCGTCAACTAAAATTTCCTTTCGCTTTTTCTCGCACTTTCCCGCACTTTCTCTTTCTGCACCTTGCTTTTCTATATCTTTTTCTTTCAACTGAAAAGAGAAGGACCGAGCCACCGACCAGgcatttgattttttttactGTGGACTGAATTAGTGAATACTGAAGACTGA
It contains:
- the LOC131181406 gene encoding protein CROWDED NUCLEI 4-like; amino-acid sequence: MTSIEKALHEMHAESAETKALHEMHAESAETKFAAECKLADARRMVEVAQKKYMDSEAKLLAAEALQAEASQYRRAAERKLKEVEAREDDLGRRVTAFKADCDAKEKEIVIERQTLSERRKVLWQEHERLLDGQALLNQREDYVASKCQELNRLEKELENSKTRIEKELRDLHDKKSNLELTVASSTQREAAVIEREALLNKREQELLDFQEKLTGKESVEIRKVIANHEIVLKTRKSELEAELEMNCKLVEDEIEAKRRAWELRELDLKRREDMLSDREHDLEVQSRTLADEEKDVAEKMNILDERERSLIAAEKDSELRRALLQQEKEEINKIKLELQESLNSLEDKKKQIDCAKEKLETMACETNELSVLEMKLKEEVDMVRAQKLELMAEEDRLKVEKAKFETEWELIDEKREELRMEDEHIVEERQAVCRLLKDERDSLILEKETIREQHERDVESLNHEREEFMNKMEYEHSVWFNKIPKEHTDFLLGIEMQKIELESIIEKRREEIESYLRDQVKAFEIEKKIELQHIVSLKEKAAKELEQVGFEMKKLDSERTEINLDRERRDREWAVLNKSIEELKDQTQKLEKQRELLHTEREGVCAQIEHLKRLEDLKLMLDNMEVAKIQQSNMESSLQKISAIRYLRSHSSVKDTDLVSHEREDTTNNGKRLDSPSMQKSVVDSARFSWIKRCTELIFKSSPEKPLLKSEEKSLISNNDDAILASAGKLYSSSGYHGQKLKSIESSGNRQPMRYAIGEPEVTPEPPEDETAKGKRDKESETKKDANEEIAPSFSEQARPAGRKRRVKNSPLDVSTDPEPEQRQNIKRRRQQKFNPFSIVSVTSTKINAPEDQHLTEGAEDADVVIAERIIKIFYQ